A window of the Burkholderia sp. 9120 genome harbors these coding sequences:
- the tatA gene encoding Sec-independent protein translocase subunit TatA, with amino-acid sequence MGSFSIWHWLIVLLIVALVFGTKKLRNIGGDLGGAVKGFKEGMKEAETPAGEAQQRELPRNGAVDVEAKEKAPRSGDYR; translated from the coding sequence ATGGGTTCGTTTAGCATTTGGCATTGGCTCATCGTGTTGCTGATTGTGGCGCTCGTGTTCGGCACGAAGAAGCTGCGCAATATCGGCGGCGATCTGGGTGGCGCGGTGAAGGGCTTCAAGGAAGGCATGAAAGAAGCCGAAACGCCCGCAGGCGAAGCGCAGCAGCGCGAGCTGCCGCGCAACGGCGCCGTGGATGTGGAAGCGAAGGAAAAAGCGCCGCGTTCCGGCGATTACCGCTAA
- the tatB gene encoding Sec-independent protein translocase protein TatB, whose product MLDLGLTKMALIGVVALVVLGPERLPRVARTAGALFGRAQRYINDVKAEVTREIELDELRRMKTEFEAAASNVETSVQDNLRKHETELNDAWNSGSSVSPSIAGGALEDVGTTSWPSSTPPAGPKRKNWRVKQGAMPAWYKRATVRRTRVQSGAARVARHTPATMRRPTRFF is encoded by the coding sequence ATGCTGGACCTCGGTCTAACCAAGATGGCGCTGATCGGCGTCGTCGCGCTGGTCGTACTCGGGCCTGAGCGCCTGCCACGCGTCGCCCGCACGGCCGGCGCGCTGTTCGGCCGCGCGCAGCGGTATATCAACGACGTCAAGGCTGAAGTCACCCGCGAAATCGAACTCGACGAACTGCGTCGCATGAAAACCGAGTTCGAAGCGGCGGCGAGCAATGTCGAAACGTCCGTTCAGGACAATCTGCGCAAGCACGAAACCGAACTGAACGACGCGTGGAACAGCGGCTCGTCGGTGTCGCCGAGCATTGCCGGCGGCGCGCTCGAAGACGTCGGCACGACGTCGTGGCCCAGCAGTACGCCGCCCGCCGGTCCGAAGCGTAAGAACTGGCGCGTCAAGCAGGGGGCCATGCCCGCCTGGTACAAGCGCGCCACCGTGCGCCGTACGCGCGTGCAGTCGGGCGCGGCGCGCGTCGCGCGTCATACGCCGGCCACCATGCGTCGTCCGACGCGGTTCTTCTGA
- the tatC gene encoding twin-arginine translocase subunit TatC: MSDPQQTQDEGTEETFISHLVELRDRIIRAGLAVIVVFVGLVYWAPDIFRLLARPLMQNLPKDGKMIVTDVTGSFFVPMKVTMLVAFVIALPIVLYQIWAFVAPGLYQHEKKLVGPLVGSSYTLFLCGMAFAYFVVFPTIFRVMAHYNAPLGAEMTTDIDNYLSFVLTMFLAFGVTFEVPIIVVLLVRMNVLTIKKLREIRPYVIVGAFIISAVVTPPDVFSQLILAIPLIVLYEAGIIAARLIVGKQTAVTDEASAPD; this comes from the coding sequence GTGAGCGACCCCCAGCAAACCCAGGACGAAGGCACTGAAGAGACCTTCATTTCCCACCTCGTTGAATTGCGCGATCGCATCATCCGCGCTGGCCTTGCCGTCATCGTGGTGTTCGTCGGGCTCGTGTATTGGGCGCCGGATATTTTCCGGCTGCTGGCGCGCCCGCTGATGCAGAACTTGCCGAAGGACGGCAAGATGATTGTCACCGACGTGACCGGCTCGTTCTTTGTGCCGATGAAGGTGACCATGCTGGTCGCTTTTGTGATCGCGCTGCCTATCGTGCTGTACCAGATCTGGGCATTCGTCGCACCGGGTCTTTACCAGCACGAGAAGAAACTGGTCGGGCCGCTGGTGGGCAGCAGCTACACGCTGTTCCTGTGCGGCATGGCGTTCGCGTACTTCGTGGTGTTCCCGACCATCTTCCGCGTGATGGCGCACTACAACGCGCCGCTCGGCGCGGAGATGACCACCGACATCGACAATTACCTGAGCTTCGTGCTGACCATGTTCCTCGCGTTCGGCGTGACGTTCGAAGTGCCGATCATCGTGGTGCTGCTGGTCCGCATGAATGTGCTGACCATCAAGAAGCTCCGGGAGATTCGCCCGTATGTGATCGTCGGCGCGTTCATCATTTCCGCCGTGGTAACGCCGCCGGACGTGTTCTCGCAACTGATTCTGGCGATTCCGCTGATCGTGCTGTACGAGGCGGGGATCATCGCGGCGCGGCTGATTGTCGGCAAGCAGACGGCTGTGACCGACGAGGCAAGTGCACCAGATTGA